A window from Culex pipiens pallens isolate TS chromosome 3, TS_CPP_V2, whole genome shotgun sequence encodes these proteins:
- the LOC120423944 gene encoding uncharacterized protein LOC120423944, translating into MSSSTGSRPPRQQPHRSAKRPKLANVALPPEIWEHIFRFLPGFQLLRLRLICHHWNDVISGSASLMGRFHFCVTGRGRQGRMTHGYAPPGLNTMVTQVVVRKFRIEGVGAWFRDIAPRLTELHLIDCDLSVEVLFGMLRLTPNLKSLVLNFLRFTGSGEPEFRLNRLTYLFFDHVGDNTEDHVLNGFERMAPCLETLDLGINIESKKVEVLEWIRTMQASLWNLQLPREPYIMEGLCQLKELRLKLLSLNAIFPDDLELWTRFCRMQPHVEILTITTNDAEILAETGRLLPKLRHLALIVPGPMEVSFLATMPLLDYLEITGSNVYPVAKVSFLSHSCPSMEQFVLKNVETKDVFQFLHQSPKLDRLHLDDCSLDYCQVVQRNFPNLISLTLDSIHCPIYLLDVVFNHCPKLEELHLFGLRYVDDGVVRDFCKKLKLLKKLSLVFLRCVTDESARYITRYCRALEELSADFSDAVLGRIEATRRNIRVKRRIYSDDEDDDGNDDE; encoded by the exons ATGAGCTCCAGCACCGGAAGTCGTCCACCACGCCAGCAACCACACCGCAGCGCGAAACGTCCCAAACTCGCAAATGTTGCCCTTCCCCCGGAAATCTGGGAGCACATCTTCCGCTTCCTTCCCGGCTTCCAGCTGCTGCGTTTGCGGCTGATTTGCCACCACTGGAACGATGTCATCTCCGGCAGTGCCTCGCTGATGGGTCGGTTCCATTTCTGCGTAACTGGCCGGGGACGCCAGGGACGGATGACGCACGGTTACGCGCCGCCCGGGTTGAACACGATGGTCACGCAAGTGGTGGTGCGGAAGTTTAGGATCGAGGGGGTTGGAGCATGGTTCCGGGACATCGCTCCGAGGCTTACGGAACTGCATCTGATTGACTGTGACTTGAGTGTGGAGGTTCTTTTTGGAATGCTACGGCTTACTCCGAATCTGAAGAGTTtggttttgaattttctgcgattCACCGGTTCCGGAGAGCCGGAATTTCGCTTGAATCGACTTACGTACTTGTTTTTTGACCACGTTGGTGATAACACGGAAGATCACGTTTTGAACGGATTCGAGCGTATGGCACCGTGTTTGGAAACTCTCGACCTTGGGATCAACATCGAATCGAAGAAAGTGGAAGTTCTGGAGTGGATCCGAACAATGCAGGCCAGTCTGTGGAATCTTCAGCTGCCCAGGGAGCCCTACATCATGGAAGGACTCTGCCAGTTGAAGGAGTTGCGACTTAAACTGTTATCTCTGAACGCAATCTTTCCGGACGATCTTGAGTTGTGGACCAGGTTTTGCCGGATGCAGCCGCACGTGGAGATTCTGACGATTACGACGAACGATGCAGAG ATTCTTGCCGAAACAGGCCGATTGCTGCCCAAGCTGAGGCATCTGGCGCTGATCGTGCCCGGTCCAATGGAAGTGTCCTTCCTGGCAACCATGCCGCTCCTTGATTACTTGGAGATAACTGGTTCGAACGTATATCCTGTTGCCAAAGTCTCGTTCCTCAGTCACAGCTGCCCAAGCATGGAACAATTCGTTTTGAAGAATGTGGAAACGAAGGACGTGTTCCAATTTCTGCATCAATCTCCGAAACTTGATCGATTGCACCTCGATGATTGTAGCCTGGACTATTGCCAAGTGGTTCAGAGAAATTTCCCCAACTTGATCTCACTGACGCTGGACAGCATCCACTGTCCCATCTACTTGCTGGACGTAGTATTCAACCATTGCCCAAAGCTGGAGGAACTGCATCTGTTTGGCCTCCGATATGTGGACGATGGCGTGGTGcgtgatttttgcaaaaagttgAAGCTCCTGAAGAAGCTGAGCCTGGTGTTTTTACGTTGCGTCACGGATGAATCCGCCCGGTACATCACACGATACTGCCGCGCGCTGGAAGAGCTGTCTGCGGACTTTTCCGACGCCGTGCTTGGTCGTATTGAAGCCACTCGCCGGAACATTCGAGTTAAACGGCGCATCTACTCCGATGACGAGGATGACGACGGCAATGACGATGAGTAG
- the LOC128093511 gene encoding uncharacterized protein LOC128093511, whose product MALPKRCVNNEIALKKINFRFLDKYEKVYFHGEEKDPTKRTTTKSYIIGGGQRRCVIAEVGLRAQNRSPFRGPHQLHVPDALPGSGTPRSGTFLSSRKTSTTLPESTANSSKTILIEAGNMTIVLHCCRESKPPSGTVLGYSEVTGGVPYESVQLGLEYWPTLS is encoded by the coding sequence ttgcgttgaagaagattaacttccggtttttggacaagtacgagaaagtttattttcacggtgaggagaaggatccgacgaAGAGGACAACGACGAAAAGCtacataatcggaggtggtcagcgcagaTGTGTCATTGCCGAAGTAGGATTACGTGCTCAAAATCGATCtccgttccgagggcctcatcaactccatgttccggatgcgcttccaggatcgggaactccccgttcaggcactttTCTTTCCAGCCGGAAAACGTCGAccacccttcccgaatcaacggccaactcctccaagactATCCTGATTGAGGCCGGAAACATGACCATCGTGTTACACTGCTGTCGCGAGTCGAAACCTCCATCCGGAACCGTCCTGGGGTattcggaagtgaccggtggcgtaccgtatgaatcggtacagcttggactcGAATATTGGCCTACCTTGAGCTGA